In uncultured Desulfuromonas sp., the genomic stretch AAGAGTCATGGGGCTCTGGAACAGAGTCAAGCAATCAAATCTTCCTCAACAGAAAATTGACCGGTTTCTTTTAACAGGATGTTGAAAAAGTCCCATCCGGGGCCTTTTCAATGACGCAAACCGAAAATGCGATTTCCGTCTCGCTTACAAAATTAAGGACTTGAAAACCTGTCCTTGATTTTTGGTTGCCCGTCCATAGGCTCCACAGGCTGTTTTTCAACCGCCTGTTAGAATCGATTTTTCCCATCCACGGTGACTTCAAACACACCACCACGGGAAGAGATCAAGATTGTTTCCGCACCAAAGTTCAACTTCAATGTGGCAGCCAGACTGGCTGCGTTGGGGCGCTAACTTCCTACTGACAGAACTCAATGGCAACGTCCACCATAACCTCCACAAAAACCGATCTATTTTCATGAAAACACAAATGACTCCGATTGCTCTGACAGAACCTTTTTCAGGTGATCGGCAATTTTTTTCTGAGGTACCTTGCCCAGCCCACGCAAGACTTCAAAGGGCACCATATCAACCTGACAACGTCGACAGACTTCCCGCTCCATCTCCATCCAGAGATGAGCAGTCATCTCGGCGTCGGCCAAAGCACGGTGAAACAACCCCTGACTGGGAAGCTGCCTATAGGCGACCAGGGTCGCCAGTTTATGATTAGGTGCCTGCGGATAAAGGCGGCGTGCCACCAACATACTGCAGCCAAAACGCAACGATTTGCCTTCGCCGATACGGGCAAACTCACTTTTCAAAAAACGCTGATCAAAGGAGGCGTTATGAGCAACCAGAGGCGCACCGCCGATAAATTCTGAGAACTGTTGCATCACCTCTTCACAGCGTGGAGCACGACGTAATTCATCGTTGGTAATCCCGGTGAACTCTTCGATAAACGAACTGACTCTAAATCCCGGGTTCATCAAACTTTCAAAATGATCGACAATCCGGCCATTATTAACTTTAACCGCGCCAATCTCAATAGCTCGGTCCCCTCGTTGTGGTGCCATACCACTGGTTTCAAAGTCGAGGACAATCAGATCCTGTTGTGTGCGTGTTGTGTGCATGACAAAGCTCTGCGCCGATTAAGCAGCCAATAAAAAAAGACCCTGCGCAAGCACAGGGTCTTTTGATGTTTTATACCGACAAACGGTAATTTATTGCTTTACAACGTTTGCGGCTTGAGGGCCTTTTTGGCCATCAGTGATCTCGAAAGTGACACGTTCACCTTCTGCAAGAGATTTGAAGCCTTCACCCTGAATTTCTGAGAAATGAACGAACACATCAGGTCCATTGTCCTGCTCGATAAAACCAAAACCTTTTGCGTCGTTAAACCACTTAACTGTACCTTCTGCCATGTTTCTACTCCCTTACGGAAAACTGTGTTGTTGTACCCCGTTGATGGGGTACGTACTGAATACTTTATGAGCCTATAGCACGACAGTTCGAAGAAAAGCAAGCTTTTTCAACAGCTAAGCGCACCGAATGTCTTTTTTATACGACAATAACCTTAAAAACAGCTCAACAGACCCAAATGATCTCGAACTCCTTGTCGGTTGCCCGCCCGGAGCTCACCACATCTCCGACCTGTTTTCCGAGCAGCGCGCCACACAAGGGGGAACCAGGCGTGATAACAACAACTGATTCACCGTCACAATCCACCTTCAATCCGCCAGCTTCCGGGCCGAGAAACAGTTGCCGCAGACGACCATCTTCATATTCGATTCCGACCAACGCTGTAAGATAAAACGGTTCATAGGGAGCAAAGTTCTGCATTTCGAGTTTTTTATAAACATCCAGCGCTTTTTTAAGTTGCTGGGCACGATTTGCATGGCCCTGAGCAATGTAGGAAGATTCCAACGCCAGGGTATCGTATTTATTGTCCGGTTGAGTTTCTTCATTGATGGCGGCTTCATGAGCGGCTTTGGCCGCGGCCAAAGCCAGTTCAACATCTTGCTCAATTTTGTCAATAATGCATTGACGCAAACGTTCTTTATCCATGTTCACACCTTAAAACAGAGCACAACAGCTTTTATGCTCGCACTTAAGCCCTGGGGCACAACAAAAACACACTGAGTGATGGGCAACTGCCGTTGCAGGTTGCTCAACCTCACCGCCTGAAAAAGTGATACTTTTTGCTGTTATAAGGCAATGTGCACGCCTCGTCAACGAAACAATGAACACACTAAAAAAACTCCATAACAAGCTGTTATCAAATGATTTTCACAGAAAGAACATCTTCTCTTTTTCAGCAAATTTCACACCACAAACACCACACTTACGCAAAAATCATATTTTAGACGGACATCTTTTTTTTATAGACGTCATCCTGGCAACTTCGTACCATGAACACATTGTTAACGATTCTTTCTGAAAAGGATTTTTTGCCATGAAAAAGGCGCAAAAAGGCGATCAGGTTTCTTTTAATTTCATCGTTCGTCTGGACGATGGAAGTGTCATTGATTCCACCTATGATGAGGTGGAATGTGAAACCGATCACGAAGTTGATTCCGGGCCAATGCAACTGACCATTGGCGACGGTACATTTTTCACCCAGGTGGAACAGGCTCTTGTCGACATGACTGAAGGAGCAACAAAAAATGTTGTGGTTCCGGCTGAAGATGCGTTTGGTGTCTATGATCCGGATCAGGTGTTTTCTCTGCAGCGCGATCAGATCCCCATGGACTTCACACCTGAGGAAGGAGACCTTCTCGAACTCAGCGCGGAAGACAGTGATCACGCTGAAATCGTTAAGGTGCTGGCTGTGAGTGATGATGAAATCACTCTTGATGCCAACCATCCTTATGCCGGTCAGCGGCTGAATTGCGAAATCGCACTTGAAAAGATTTTGAGCTGATTCGGCATTGTTTCATCACAAAAAAAAGCCCCTGCGGCATCCGTCGCAGGGGCTTTTTCAATGATTGAGTGTTTGCGAAAACGACTTATCAGATGGGGGTGATTTTCAGGGCCACACGCCGGTTGAGTTGGCGACCGTATTCGGTGCTGTTATCGGCTATCGGTGCGCTTTCACCGAATCCCACGGTGGTAATGCGGGTTGATGTGACACCACTGGCAACCAGAATATTACGTACCGCCATAGCACGACGTTCGGAAAGGCCCAGATTATATTCTTCGCTGCCGGTGCTGTCGGTATGACCGGCAACCAGAATTGTCGTCTTATGGTATTCCGTCAGGATGGCTGCTAAACGGGCTACATCCTGTTGTGCACCGGCTCTGAGGGTAAACGAACCGACATCAAACTGGTTGTCGGAACGGAAGGTGACATAAAGGATGTTACCGTCTCGGTCAATTTTCACCCCCTCAACGGAGGCCAGAGCATTGCGCATCGCCTGCTCTTGCTGATCCATGTAATAGCCGATGCCGGCGCCGGTACCGGCTCCGACAGCGGCGCCAACTCCGGCACCAATCAACGTTGCTTCGGTGTCGCCGCCGGCAGCCTGGCCGATGAGAGCACCGGCAAGTGCACCAGTCGCAGCACCAATCCCCGCCCCCTTCTGGGTCCGGTTCATCGGTTGAGAACAACCTGCCATATAAACCATGACCGCAACCACAACACAAATTCTAAGCGCATTACGCATAAAGATTCTCCTTCGAGTAAAATCATCACTGAAAGCAGTATAGCGCCCCGCCCATGTCCCGCAACCCGCATCGGCACAATTCGGATTGTGCTTTAGCACATCAGAACAGATCGCTGAGCACCACCCCGAAGCCGATGCGGTTGGATGACGCGTTGTAATCGATCAAACTCTCTCCGTAACCGTTGAAATACTGAACATAACCTTTGAGCTGGGACGTCAGCGGGAACGTCCAATCCACCTGAACAGCTCCTTTATTGCCATGCTGACGCAAATTGTTACGCAGCATCACGGAAAAAACATGCTGATCCCATTTGTAACCGAATTTTATCTCCCCATAACCGAGATACTTGTCGATATCGGGATTGTCGTCATCATCACGATCTTCTTCAAAGCGATACCAGGGGCTGAAGCTGAGGACAAAATCATCGCGATCAAGGATAAAATTAAGATAGAGACGATTCCAGCTGCGCGACAGTGTGCCCCCCTGACCGTTGGACTGATGGTTAAGCCCGATCAGAATCAGTGAATTGGTCAAACCGAAAATTTTTGTGTCGTTTTCAATGGTCAAAAACAGTTCAGGTTCATGGTTGGTCTCACGAAACGGGCTGGAAAACGGTTGATTATAGGCCTGCCAGAATGACAGGTTGGTATAGGCTGCCCACAAATCGGCATTGCCAATGACATTTTGCCAGACCGGTACTTTAAAGCTGAATTGAAATTTCACTTCAAAGCGATCCATATCCTCATCATCCACCTCAAACGGCTCTGAATTGACATGGGAGTTGTAGGTGACAGGCAGCAAGTAATTGCGTTTGTGGGGAATGATTGAAAATGGCAAGCGCGATGCCAGGTTTTCACTTGTAAGACGCTGATCCACCACCGACCTCGTGATAAGTGGTTCTTCGAGGTTTTCACATTGTGGAGCACAGGTTTGCGCATGTTGCTTCTCTAGAAGTTCTCGCAGTTGCCCCACGGTAAGATCATCATACTCACCACTTTGAACGGCATTGAGCAGATCCGTTTGCAAGGCTGACAAAGGCTCACTGGCGGCCCAGCAGGGTGACACGAACAACGCACAGCAAAAAAGACTGACACACAGACCCCTGATCACGCGCACATACGCCTCCATTGGTAAGCAACAGACAGTGCTCGAAAACAACTGGTAATAACGTTATACGTGACCGCTGCAATGGGGTCAATGTAACTTGAAGCGATGAGGAAAAGAGAAAGGAAGGACTAAAAAGAAACCGATCACCCCATGCTGCCCAGGCTGGCCAGAGCAATCATGGAATCCAGTGAACAGCCATTACGGTCACCGACAGCCATCAGCACATTTTCGCTCTGTGTCAGAGTGCCAAGGTGGGCAAAAGCAGCCAGCGGGACAGAGGAGGCACGCAAATCACAGACCAGCTCGGTTTCACGGGAAAACAAGCTTTGAGCCTCCTCAACCAGACGGATGTCGGCGGCGGGAAAACCCTCTGCGGCATACCAAGGACCAATAATTCCACCAAGTGAATCAAACTGGACAAGCGCGGTCTGAGTTTGGTTCTGCACCAACCGTCCCTGTCGCCCGAGATGTGACAACATAGCAGTACGTGACTCGCCCCAGGCCGCACAATCGATCTGATAGAGCGTTTCTAGTTGCGCAGCACAAAGCTGGCCAATGGCATTTTTACAACCGGTTCCATTGACACGCAAACGCACCATTTCATCGACCAGTTCAAATCCACGCCGTTCATAGAGTGGTCGTCCCTGATTGGAGGCCGTCAACCAGATGCTCACGGCACCGGCCTTCCACAATTGCTGGAGAATATAATCAAACAGATAGCCACCCAACCCCTGACCACGAAACGTCGGATCAATAATAAGGTTGCCAATCCAGGCTGTTTGACCATGGAGCACAGCAGTGACAAATCCCTGAACCCGATCAGCGGACTTAAGTGCATAACAGTAGCTATTAAGACTTTGCGGATAAAAGCTCAGCTCGTTGTCAGGAACATCCCACCCCTGTTGCTCTGCCAGACGGTTGAAGTCTTGCCAATCTTTCACCGAGGCCGGAACAATGCTCATCCGTTGATAACACCGGAAATATTTGCCGGATGCTCCACAAGATTCAACAATTCGTCATCAGCCAAAGAACGCTTATATTTCTGAGAGATAGTGCGTACTTGTTGAAGTAAAAGCTTAACTTTGTCCGCTTCCAGATGTACGCCAAGAGTCTGCAGGCGGCTCTGCAGTCCGTGACCACCGGAATGCTTGCCCAGTACCATGTGACGGGTCAGACCAACCTCGCTGGGATCAAACCCCTCGTAGTTTTTCGGGTATTTCAAAACACCGTCGGCATGCAAGCCGGATTCGTGAGAAAAGACCTTTTCGCCAACCACGGCTTTCCATTCCGGTACCGGACGATGGCTGGCCTGTCCAACCAGACGGGATAACTCAACAAAACGATGGGTGTCGATCGCCAATGGTCGGTCACAGGCATATTTCATCGCCATGACCACCTCTTCCAACGCGGCATTGCCGGCGCGTTCGCCAAGACCGTTAACCGTGGTATTGACAAAATCAGCCCCGGCGCGAATCCCGGCAATGGCATTGGCCGTCGCCATCCCCAAATCGTTATGGGTGTGAACCTCCAAAGGTAAAGCGCCGTTAGTATGCAGATAAGCGATATGGTCAAAGGTGGTAAAGGGATCCATCACCCCCAACGTATCGCAGTAGCGGAAGCGATCTGCGCCATACTCGGCACCGATTTCGGTCAGCTCACAGAGAAAATCGAGATCCGCACGGCTGGAATCCTCTCCGCCGATAGAGACATAGAGGTCGTGAGATTTGGCAAACTCCAGAGCCCGATGCAATTGTGCTTTAACCCAGTCACGAGACTTGGCCAATTTATGCTCAATGTGAACATCGGAAACAGACAAGGAGATGTCCACGGCTTTAACGCCACTGTGAATGGAAGCTTGGATATCGGAAACCACCGCCCGATTCCAGGTAATCAACCGTGCATTGAGATCCATATCGACAAGAGCCCGCACCGAAGCCTGTTCTTCTCGTCCCATGGCAGGGATGCCACATTCCAGTTCACCAACGCCAATTTCATCAAGCGCTTTGGCGATCTGTTTTTTTTCGTCCAGAGAGAAAACCACCCCTGCAGTCTGTTCACCATCACGCAAGGTGGTATCATCAATCACGATCGTCCGGGTTGAATCAATCGCTTTCATGGCTTAACTCCTTTTGCACTGTTCGTAAAAATTATCGAACAAGCGCGTATGGGCCGTCACGTGATCCGTCTCTTTGGCCGTGAATTCAGCCATCAGTTCAGCGGAACAGCCGCTGTGGCGGCACCAGCTTTCAACAATTCCCCCTGTCACTTCCGGATGAAATTGCACGCCGTAAGCATTTTCATAACGAAAGGCCTGGCCTGGACACTGTTCGTTGAACGCTAAATGGGTAGCCCCATGAGGTACTTCAAAGCTGTCATGATGCCACTGAAAGGCTGCAAGCGCGGCGGGCGAACCGGCAAACAAAGGGTCGGAGGCGCCGTCCTCTGTCAGATTTATCACTTGCAGCCCCTGCTCTTCAGCCTTGTCATGGTGAACGGGAGCACCGAGAATATCGGCCAACATCTGAGCTCCCAGACAAATCCCCAACATGGGAATCTGTGCGTCGAGAACTTTCCCCATAAACCGTTTAACATCATGGAGATAGGGATACAGAGTATCAGCATCAAAACTCATATAACC encodes the following:
- a CDS encoding transcription elongation factor GreAB, encoding MDKERLRQCIIDKIEQDVELALAAAKAAHEAAINEETQPDNKYDTLALESSYIAQGHANRAQQLKKALDVYKKLEMQNFAPYEPFYLTALVGIEYEDGRLRQLFLGPEAGGLKVDCDGESVVVITPGSPLCGALLGKQVGDVVSSGRATDKEFEIIWVC
- a CDS encoding OmpA family protein; protein product: MRNALRICVVVAVMVYMAGCSQPMNRTQKGAGIGAATGALAGALIGQAAGGDTEATLIGAGVGAAVGAGTGAGIGYYMDQQEQAMRNALASVEGVKIDRDGNILYVTFRSDNQFDVGSFTLRAGAQQDVARLAAILTEYHKTTILVAGHTDSTGSEEYNLGLSERRAMAVRNILVASGVTSTRITTVGFGESAPIADNSTEYGRQLNRRVALKITPI
- a CDS encoding cold-shock protein, which produces MAEGTVKWFNDAKGFGFIEQDNGPDVFVHFSEIQGEGFKSLAEGERVTFEITDGQKGPQAANVVKQ
- a CDS encoding GNAT family N-acetyltransferase, translated to MSIVPASVKDWQDFNRLAEQQGWDVPDNELSFYPQSLNSYCYALKSADRVQGFVTAVLHGQTAWIGNLIIDPTFRGQGLGGYLFDYILQQLWKAGAVSIWLTASNQGRPLYERRGFELVDEMVRLRVNGTGCKNAIGQLCAAQLETLYQIDCAAWGESRTAMLSHLGRQGRLVQNQTQTALVQFDSLGGIIGPWYAAEGFPAADIRLVEEAQSLFSRETELVCDLRASSVPLAAFAHLGTLTQSENVLMAVGDRNGCSLDSMIALASLGSMG
- a CDS encoding FKBP-type peptidyl-prolyl cis-trans isomerase — protein: MKKAQKGDQVSFNFIVRLDDGSVIDSTYDEVECETDHEVDSGPMQLTIGDGTFFTQVEQALVDMTEGATKNVVVPAEDAFGVYDPDQVFSLQRDQIPMDFTPEEGDLLELSAEDSDHAEIVKVLAVSDDEITLDANHPYAGQRLNCEIALEKILS
- the nifV gene encoding homocitrate synthase produces the protein MKAIDSTRTIVIDDTTLRDGEQTAGVVFSLDEKKQIAKALDEIGVGELECGIPAMGREEQASVRALVDMDLNARLITWNRAVVSDIQASIHSGVKAVDISLSVSDVHIEHKLAKSRDWVKAQLHRALEFAKSHDLYVSIGGEDSSRADLDFLCELTEIGAEYGADRFRYCDTLGVMDPFTTFDHIAYLHTNGALPLEVHTHNDLGMATANAIAGIRAGADFVNTTVNGLGERAGNAALEEVVMAMKYACDRPLAIDTHRFVELSRLVGQASHRPVPEWKAVVGEKVFSHESGLHADGVLKYPKNYEGFDPSEVGLTRHMVLGKHSGGHGLQSRLQTLGVHLEADKVKLLLQQVRTISQKYKRSLADDELLNLVEHPANISGVING
- a CDS encoding phospholipase A, which gives rise to MRVIRGLCVSLFCCALFVSPCWAASEPLSALQTDLLNAVQSGEYDDLTVGQLRELLEKQHAQTCAPQCENLEEPLITRSVVDQRLTSENLASRLPFSIIPHKRNYLLPVTYNSHVNSEPFEVDDEDMDRFEVKFQFSFKVPVWQNVIGNADLWAAYTNLSFWQAYNQPFSSPFRETNHEPELFLTIENDTKIFGLTNSLILIGLNHQSNGQGGTLSRSWNRLYLNFILDRDDFVLSFSPWYRFEEDRDDDDNPDIDKYLGYGEIKFGYKWDQHVFSVMLRNNLRQHGNKGAVQVDWTFPLTSQLKGYVQYFNGYGESLIDYNASSNRIGFGVVLSDLF
- a CDS encoding 3'-5' exonuclease encodes the protein MHTTRTQQDLIVLDFETSGMAPQRGDRAIEIGAVKVNNGRIVDHFESLMNPGFRVSSFIEEFTGITNDELRRAPRCEEVMQQFSEFIGGAPLVAHNASFDQRFLKSEFARIGEGKSLRFGCSMLVARRLYPQAPNHKLATLVAYRQLPSQGLFHRALADAEMTAHLWMEMEREVCRRCQVDMVPFEVLRGLGKVPQKKIADHLKKVLSEQSESFVFS
- a CDS encoding type 1 glutamine amidotransferase; translation: MVVIVQNDPRVPSGIAALRHDAQLVQAFAAQPFPDVTTVSSVVILGGYMSFDADTLYPYLHDVKRFMGKVLDAQIPMLGICLGAQMLADILGAPVHHDKAEEQGLQVINLTEDGASDPLFAGSPAALAAFQWHHDSFEVPHGATHLAFNEQCPGQAFRYENAYGVQFHPEVTGGIVESWCRHSGCSAELMAEFTAKETDHVTAHTRLFDNFYEQCKRS